Proteins encoded together in one Candidatus Methylomirabilota bacterium window:
- a CDS encoding ABC transporter substrate-binding protein encodes MLFTFPAAADAQVAKTHRLGVLAQDLQPGLLETVREELGRLGQVEGRNIAIDVRNAGGRSDRLPALAEELLRLKVDVILAVNTPSVQAAKKATSTVPIVIMRVADPVGQGLVGSLARPGGNVTGVAFMPDELAAKGIQLLHEVAPSITRVAALYKEDNPGGLVVVKETERRCLQLGLQFARLPVGEPPDFVAVFQAAARTRAEAVFVMDDGAMTKHRKRVTELAARQSLPLVSIYRDFAEAGGFIAYGPSLDTAYRRGADYVDRILKGARPADLPVEMPTKFDFTVNLRTAKALRLTVPPSVLVQADLVIE; translated from the coding sequence ATGCTCTTCACCTTCCCTGCCGCCGCCGACGCGCAGGTGGCGAAGACACACCGGCTCGGGGTCCTCGCGCAGGATCTCCAGCCGGGTCTGCTCGAGACCGTGCGCGAGGAGCTCGGTCGGCTCGGCCAGGTCGAAGGCCGGAACATCGCGATCGACGTGCGAAACGCGGGGGGGCGCAGCGACCGGCTCCCCGCGCTCGCCGAGGAGCTGCTCCGGCTCAAGGTCGACGTCATCCTCGCCGTGAACACGCCGTCGGTCCAGGCGGCGAAGAAGGCCACCTCGACCGTCCCGATCGTCATCATGCGCGTCGCGGATCCGGTCGGGCAAGGCCTGGTCGGGAGTCTCGCCCGGCCCGGCGGCAACGTCACGGGCGTGGCCTTCATGCCCGACGAGCTGGCGGCCAAGGGGATACAGCTCCTGCACGAGGTCGCGCCGAGCATCACGCGGGTCGCCGCGCTCTACAAGGAGGACAATCCGGGCGGCCTGGTCGTCGTCAAGGAGACCGAGCGGCGATGCCTGCAGCTCGGCCTCCAATTCGCGCGGCTGCCCGTCGGGGAACCCCCCGATTTCGTCGCGGTGTTCCAGGCGGCGGCGCGGACCCGCGCCGAAGCCGTATTCGTCATGGACGACGGCGCGATGACCAAGCATCGCAAGCGGGTCACCGAGCTGGCCGCGCGACAATCGCTGCCGCTGGTGTCGATCTACCGGGACTTCGCCGAGGCCGGCGGGTTCATCGCGTATGGGCCGAGCCTGGATACCGCCTATCGACGCGGCGCCGACTACGTGGACCGCATCCTCAAAGGCGCCCGCCCGGCCGATCTCCCCGTCGAGATGCCGACCAAGTTCGACTTCACGGTCAATCTGCGGACGGCCAAGGCCCTCCGCCTGACCGTGCCGCCCTCGGTGCTGGTGCAGGCCGACCTCGTCATCGAGTGA
- a CDS encoding helical backbone metal receptor yields the protein MPPSRIVSLVPSITEILFALGVGDAVVGCTIYCTQPPEGVATKTRIGGEKNPKLELIRDLGTDLVIANVEENLREHVETLRGWGLAVHVVYPRTVVEGIALVRELGEVVGAAARGVTLAADLAARHAAARAALARRAPARVFCPIWRNPYMTLNRDTYVHDMLATCGGANVFADASKRYPEVSLGEVAAAAPDVILLPDEPYRFRRVHAADFEPYPALRAARVRFVDGKLLSWYGPRIGEALETLPGLLAA from the coding sequence GTGCCGCCGAGCCGCATCGTCTCGCTCGTCCCCAGCATCACCGAGATCCTCTTCGCGCTCGGCGTGGGGGACGCGGTGGTCGGCTGCACCATCTACTGCACGCAGCCCCCCGAGGGCGTGGCCACCAAGACCCGCATCGGCGGCGAGAAGAATCCCAAGCTCGAGCTGATCCGCGACCTCGGCACCGACCTCGTGATCGCCAACGTCGAGGAGAACCTGCGCGAGCACGTGGAGACCCTGCGCGGCTGGGGCCTTGCCGTCCACGTGGTGTATCCCCGGACCGTGGTGGAGGGGATCGCGCTCGTGCGGGAGCTGGGCGAGGTGGTGGGCGCAGCCGCCCGCGGCGTCACCCTCGCGGCCGACCTCGCGGCGCGCCACGCGGCGGCCCGTGCGGCGCTCGCCCGCCGTGCGCCGGCGCGGGTGTTCTGTCCCATCTGGCGGAACCCCTACATGACGCTCAACCGGGACACCTACGTCCACGACATGCTCGCGACCTGCGGGGGCGCGAACGTGTTCGCGGACGCGTCGAAGCGCTATCCGGAGGTGAGCCTGGGCGAGGTCGCGGCGGCGGCGCCGGACGTCATCCTGCTGCCCGACGAGCCGTATCGCTTCCGCCGCGTGCACGCGGCCGACTTCGAGCCCTATCCCGCGCTGCGCGCCGCCCGGGTGCGCTTCGTGGACGGCAAGCTACTGTCCTGGTACGGTCCCCGCATCGGCGAGGCGCTGGAAACCCTGCCGGGCCTCCTCGCCGCCTGA
- a CDS encoding RidA family protein encodes MGAEARIKELGIILQSPPKPGGNYVPGVRVGNVLYLSGHGPLQVDGKPGAAGKVGKDLSLDEAQKVARGVGINLLGSARALLGSLDKVKRVVKVLGMVNCAPGFTDTPKVINGFSDLMVEVFGENGRHARSAVGMAELPFNIPVEIEMILEVE; translated from the coding sequence ATGGGCGCAGAAGCCCGCATCAAGGAGCTCGGCATCATCCTTCAATCGCCGCCCAAGCCCGGCGGCAACTACGTGCCGGGTGTGCGCGTGGGCAATGTCCTCTACCTGTCGGGGCACGGGCCGCTGCAGGTCGACGGCAAGCCGGGGGCAGCGGGCAAGGTCGGCAAGGATCTCTCGCTCGATGAAGCGCAGAAGGTCGCCCGCGGCGTGGGGATCAACCTCCTCGGCTCCGCCAGAGCGCTGCTCGGGAGCTTGGACAAGGTCAAGCGCGTGGTGAAGGTGCTGGGCATGGTGAACTGTGCGCCCGGTTTCACCGACACCCCGAAGGTGATCAACGGCTTCTCCGATCTCATGGTCGAGGTCTTCGGCGAGAACGGCCGCCACGCGCGCTCCGCGGTGGGCATGGCGGAGCTGCCGTTCAACATCCCCGTCGAGATCGAGATGATCCTGGAGGTCGAGTAG
- a CDS encoding PilZ domain-containing protein codes for MDDRMADLRRHPRSRVAWPVTVEAGGRSFERHTVNLSPIGAKVRLEEELPVGSNARLRFRPPQGQPLDVDAIVWRADSDGPAFFFVSVDDDSMSGRA; via the coding sequence ATGGACGATCGGATGGCCGACCTTCGGAGACACCCCCGGTCGAGGGTGGCGTGGCCCGTCACCGTCGAGGCCGGCGGTCGCAGCTTCGAGCGGCACACCGTGAACCTGAGCCCCATCGGCGCCAAGGTGCGCCTGGAGGAAGAGCTTCCCGTCGGCAGCAACGCGCGACTTCGCTTCCGTCCGCCCCAGGGTCAGCCGCTCGACGTCGATGCCATTGTGTGGCGCGCCGACTCGGACGGGCCCGCGTTCTTCTTCGTCAGCGTCGACGACGACTCGATGAGCGGGCGCGCCTGA